A stretch of DNA from Methanolinea mesophila:
CACCGGGATCAGTGGGGGTAACTCTCATCATCTGCCTCCCGGCCCGAATCAAGTGGTCGTCCCGGGGTGATAAAGGTCTGCCGGATGGAGCCCCCCGGTACACTGCACAAATCATATCAGACGGAGTGATGATATGACTGGTATGGGAACTCGCAAAAATCTCACCGTAGGCGTCACGGTTAACCTTGAGCACTACGAGAACCTGAGGCTGGAGGTCTCCGGCGAGGTGGCGAGCGAGGAGGATGCGAAGGATCTGGTCGCCTACCTGGACCGCATCCTGGGAACGCTGGGCAGGGGGGATCCCGAGACCGCGAAACGGGTGGACAGCTACCGGGAGCGGGTATTCTTCCGGGAAGGGCCCGCCGTCGACGAACCGGTGGAATGCCAGATCGGAGTGTGTGCACTCCCGAAAGAGATCGTCCAAGAGGTAATGGAAGCCGGCCCTGTGCCGGAAAAGGTGCCGGCGAAAGAGTCTGCGGCCCTGACGAAGGGTCCGGCTGAGGAGAAGCCTTCCCTGACGGCACCCGCGAAGGTCTCCGCGGCGAGTGAGTCCGCCGGAGTGACCTGTGAGGAATGCGGGGTCGGGGTTACGCCGGCGGAGCAGAAGATGAGCCAGCTCTTCACCAGCCGTACCCTCTGCAGGAAGTGCATGAAGAAAACATGATACGAAAAAGATCGGCCTGGATTTAGTATAAGGGAGCAGAACAAGGATGAAAAAGAACCTGCTGATGTGGGACGAGACCCTGTTCCGGGACCCGGAGGTATTCGAGATCGATTACGTCCCGGAACAGTTCAACTTCAGGGAGGTCCAGATGCGGGAACTGGCCTTCCAGATACGCCCCGGACTCCGTGGAGGGCGCCCCCTGAACACGATATGCCGGGGGCTCCCCGGGACCGGGAAGACCACCAGCGTCAGGAAACTCTTCGAGGAGATCGAAGAGACCACCAAGAAGCTGGTGCCTGTATTGATCAACTGCCAGATCGACAACACCAAGTTCGCCATATTCTCCCAGATCTACCGCAAGCTCTCCGGGCATCTCCCCCCTTCATCCGGGACTTCGTTCAAACAGGTCTTCGATGCCGTGGCACGGATGCTCCAGAAAGAGGAGACGGTGCTCCTGGTGGCGCTCGACGATGCTAACTACCTTTTCTACGAGAATGAGATCAACCGGGTGCTCTACACCCTGCTCCGCTCCCACGAGGCCTATCCCGGCACCAGGATCGGGGTGATCGTGATCATCAGCGACCTCGACGTCGACCTCACCGCGACGGTGGACGCCAGGGTGTCCTCGGTCTTCCGCCCCACAGAGATCTACTTCCCTCCCTACGGGGAGGATGAAGTACGGGATATCCTGCACGAACGGGTGCTCCAGGGGCTCTACCCCGGGTGCCTCTCAGAGGAGATGTTCTCCCTGGTGGTAACCCAGACCCAGAAGAGCGGGGACCTCCGGGTGGGGATCGACCTCCTGAAGCGGGCGGCGCTTAACGCGGAGAAGCAGGCGCGGAGGAACATCGAGAAGGAAGACATCTGTAAGGCGTACGATGTCTCCCGCTACCTTCACCTGGGCTTCTCGGTGCGCAGCTTAAAAGACGAGGAGAAAGCGCTTCTTCGGGCACTCGCCGAGCTCGCGGCCCGCGAAGGGGAGATGAACGCGGGAGAGGTATTCCGTACTATCAAGGATCGGATCGGCGTAGGATACACCAGGTTTTACGAAATGGTAAAAAAACTGGACGCGATGCGCCTGATAGACCTTGAATACCGGGAAGGAAAGGGAAGGACCCGGGTAATCAGTCTCCGGTACGAGCCGGCAAAGATACTCGAATACCTTTCTTAAGTTATTTATTTACATTCGTTTGACAAAAAATATGTATTCCGCTACCATGTTGTATTGGTAAAGGGGGTATTTCATGTGCTCAGCGTAAACGAACTTGCACTCGAAATTTTCGAAAACCTGGCAGAATATGCCGAGGAATTCAATGCTGCCTACCACGAGCTGGACAACGGAGCCCGGATTGTTGACTGCGGCGTGAGCGTAAAAGGTGGATATGCCGCGGGGAGAGCATTTACCGAGATCTGCATGGGCGGCCTTGGTGAGGTCAATTTCCGGATGGGCCACATCG
This window harbors:
- a CDS encoding ORC1-type DNA replication protein translates to MKKNLLMWDETLFRDPEVFEIDYVPEQFNFREVQMRELAFQIRPGLRGGRPLNTICRGLPGTGKTTSVRKLFEEIEETTKKLVPVLINCQIDNTKFAIFSQIYRKLSGHLPPSSGTSFKQVFDAVARMLQKEETVLLVALDDANYLFYENEINRVLYTLLRSHEAYPGTRIGVIVIISDLDVDLTATVDARVSSVFRPTEIYFPPYGEDEVRDILHERVLQGLYPGCLSEEMFSLVVTQTQKSGDLRVGIDLLKRAALNAEKQARRNIEKEDICKAYDVSRYLHLGFSVRSLKDEEKALLRALAELAAREGEMNAGEVFRTIKDRIGVGYTRFYEMVKKLDAMRLIDLEYREGKGRTRVISLRYEPAKILEYLS